Proteins from one Ketobacter alkanivorans genomic window:
- a CDS encoding class I SAM-dependent methyltransferase produces MDSTGISFTALFTGHVWYENGMSAHFFTSPKARLLYSAAQPAEKLSQSLLGLTVHDMLLQRHHIIDHRIDWLIKHEGVTQILEIACGYSPRGYKLSRKYPNLKYVEADLPHMAERKKALLQQHQGFGPDHHVVGCDVFESGAPHGLDYIMSEVLDPTRPTIIITEGLVNYFRLSDISQVWRKLAQLGKSFPKAWYITDLVPKPKQNWLPLIEVGAGMLSLATRAHVNLHFKGKAQIEQGFKDCGFSQVTVHHPEQFREQLAIPRFSPVGRKPSAKSMVRVVECQIHP; encoded by the coding sequence ATGGATTCTACCGGTATCAGTTTTACAGCCCTCTTCACCGGACACGTCTGGTATGAAAACGGCATGTCCGCCCATTTCTTTACCTCGCCTAAAGCACGCCTGCTGTATAGCGCCGCTCAACCAGCAGAAAAACTGAGCCAGTCCCTGCTGGGATTGACTGTCCACGACATGCTGCTGCAAAGACACCATATCATTGATCATCGGATTGACTGGCTGATCAAGCACGAGGGGGTAACCCAGATACTGGAAATCGCCTGCGGCTATTCTCCCAGAGGTTACAAGCTGTCACGTAAGTACCCGAACCTGAAATACGTAGAAGCAGACCTGCCCCACATGGCAGAGCGTAAAAAAGCCTTGTTGCAACAGCATCAAGGCTTTGGGCCGGATCACCATGTTGTAGGGTGCGACGTGTTTGAGTCTGGCGCTCCCCACGGGCTGGACTACATCATGAGCGAAGTGCTGGACCCAACTCGCCCCACCATTATCATCACCGAAGGCCTGGTAAACTATTTTCGCCTAAGTGACATCAGTCAGGTATGGCGCAAGCTGGCACAACTGGGTAAGAGCTTCCCCAAAGCTTGGTACATTACCGATCTGGTGCCCAAACCCAAACAGAACTGGCTGCCACTGATTGAGGTAGGTGCCGGTATGCTTTCGTTAGCAACCCGCGCCCATGTCAATCTGCACTTTAAAGGTAAAGCCCAAATCGAACAGGGATTCAAAGACTGCGGCTTCAGCCAGGTGACCGTGCACCATCCTGAACAGTTCCGAGAACAGTTGGCCATCCCCCGATTTTCACCCGTCGGCAGAAAACCCT
- a CDS encoding Rieske (2Fe-2S) protein, producing the protein MTVLCKVSEIEEESARGFDIDGQSVFAVKKDGQLFVYINSCPHIGIPLEFQPDEFLDMEKRFIQCANHGALFEIETGDCIAGPCAGQALKAVPFNIEDEHIRLI; encoded by the coding sequence ATGACAGTCCTGTGCAAAGTTAGCGAAATCGAAGAAGAGAGCGCACGCGGTTTTGATATCGACGGCCAATCCGTGTTTGCCGTAAAAAAAGACGGCCAGCTCTTCGTTTACATCAACTCCTGTCCTCATATCGGCATACCTCTGGAGTTTCAACCAGACGAGTTTCTTGATATGGAGAAACGCTTTATTCAATGCGCCAACCACGGTGCGCTGTTTGAGATCGAAACCGGCGACTGCATTGCCGGCCCATGTGCAGGCCAAGCGCTTAAAGCTGTACCGTTTAATATTGAAGACGAGCACATTCGCCTGATCTGA
- a CDS encoding FecCD family ABC transporter permease has product MFHTRPVAFLLLLFGLLLLSILLSLSLGSVEVPLGELVQVIMNRLAGNPEQSTADLVIWQIRMPRVCLSVLVGVCLALSGAMVQGLFRNPLADPSLIGVSGGAAVGAALAIVLGASFSPFAASWNLPVFAFLGGTLVTALVYRLGVGPMGTSVATMLLAGVAINAMTSACISYLATTAEDVRLRNLVYWLMGSFNVASWEKVLWVAPFTLLSLLMIPKLWKGLNALLLGESEARHLGVVVKRLRLWVILLAALAVGVSVAAVGVIGFVGLVVPHIVRLMLGPDHRWLLPGAALLGATLLSLADLAARTVVEPLELPVGVLTAVLGAPFFLFLVVQRRRGQLYGL; this is encoded by the coding sequence ATGTTCCACACCAGGCCTGTGGCCTTCCTGTTGTTGCTGTTTGGCCTGTTGCTGCTCAGTATTCTGCTTTCCCTTAGCCTGGGCTCCGTTGAGGTGCCTCTCGGGGAGTTGGTGCAGGTAATCATGAACCGACTGGCCGGTAACCCAGAACAGAGCACGGCTGATCTTGTGATTTGGCAGATTCGCATGCCCCGTGTGTGCCTCAGTGTGCTGGTGGGGGTGTGTCTGGCGTTGTCGGGTGCCATGGTGCAAGGGTTGTTCCGAAACCCGCTGGCCGATCCCAGCTTGATTGGTGTGTCTGGTGGTGCTGCAGTGGGGGCCGCTTTGGCTATCGTGTTGGGCGCCAGTTTTTCTCCGTTCGCTGCCAGTTGGAATCTGCCTGTCTTTGCTTTTCTGGGGGGAACCCTGGTGACGGCATTGGTTTATCGTCTTGGGGTTGGGCCAATGGGAACCTCGGTGGCCACTATGTTGTTGGCCGGTGTAGCGATTAATGCCATGACCAGTGCCTGTATCAGTTATCTGGCCACCACGGCTGAAGATGTCAGGCTGCGCAATCTGGTGTATTGGCTGATGGGCAGTTTTAATGTGGCCTCCTGGGAGAAGGTGCTGTGGGTGGCGCCGTTCACGCTGTTGTCTTTGTTGATGATTCCTAAACTCTGGAAAGGCCTGAATGCCCTGTTGTTAGGTGAATCGGAGGCGCGTCATTTGGGGGTGGTGGTTAAACGTCTGCGGCTGTGGGTGATTCTGCTGGCTGCATTGGCAGTGGGAGTGTCGGTGGCGGCGGTAGGGGTTATTGGATTTGTTGGATTGGTGGTGCCCCATATCGTGCGCTTGATGTTGGGCCCTGATCACCGCTGGCTATTACCAGGGGCTGCGTTGCTGGGGGCCACTCTGTTGAGCCTGGCGGACCTGGCAGCGCGCACGGTGGTGGAACCGCTGGAGTTGCCGGTAGGTGTGCTGACGGCGGTGCTGGGTGCTCCGTTTTTCTTGTTTTTGGTGGTGCAGCGTCGGCGAGGGCAGTTGTATGGGCTCTGA
- a CDS encoding heme ABC transporter ATP-binding protein, translating into MGSDIVLAMESLGYSVGKRELLRDIHMQISNGECVAVVGPNGAGKSTLFRLLSGEWAPHSGHILFNGAPLRQWSLDQLARVRSVMPQSSSLSFPFLVRDVIMMGRMPHDSGRAQDEAIVDEVMEVCDVQRLAHRHYTDLSGGERQRVQLARVLAQIWQPVDLGQRLLLLDEPTSALDLSHQLDLMQLVRDVCGKAVTVLVIVHDLNLAARFADRVMMLHNGAAVALGTPQEVMRPDLIECVFNVKTQVIEHPLYGCPLVVS; encoded by the coding sequence ATGGGCTCTGACATTGTATTGGCCATGGAGTCGCTGGGCTATTCTGTGGGTAAGCGTGAGCTGTTGCGTGATATCCATATGCAAATCAGTAACGGTGAATGCGTGGCGGTGGTGGGGCCGAACGGGGCGGGTAAGAGTACCTTGTTTCGTTTGTTGTCCGGTGAGTGGGCACCCCACAGCGGCCATATTCTGTTTAATGGTGCTCCTCTGCGGCAATGGTCGCTGGATCAGTTGGCCCGGGTGCGGTCGGTGATGCCTCAGTCCTCTTCTCTTAGTTTTCCCTTTCTGGTGCGGGATGTGATTATGATGGGGCGTATGCCTCATGACAGTGGTCGCGCACAGGATGAGGCCATTGTAGATGAGGTCATGGAGGTGTGTGATGTGCAGCGTCTGGCTCATCGCCATTATACCGACTTGTCTGGTGGCGAGCGGCAGCGGGTACAGTTAGCCAGGGTGCTGGCGCAGATCTGGCAGCCGGTGGATCTGGGACAGCGTTTGCTGCTGCTGGATGAGCCTACTTCGGCACTGGATCTTTCCCATCAACTGGATTTGATGCAGCTGGTGCGGGATGTCTGTGGTAAGGCGGTTACTGTGTTGGTGATCGTGCACGATTTGAATCTTGCCGCGCGGTTTGCTGATCGCGTGATGATGTTGCATAACGGTGCAGCTGTGGCGCTGGGCACCCCGCAGGAGGTGATGCGGCCGGATCTTATTGAATGTGTGTTTAACGTGAAAACCCAGGTTATAGAGCATCCGCTGTACGGATGCCCCTTGGTGGTCAGTTAA
- a CDS encoding lysophospholipid acyltransferase family protein, translated as MNAEVKALAKASSFTPPPLRTVKAANRLTRFYFNPQFQGLDHVDPLKPALYVCNHTLYGMLDGPLLYEKMYEEKGIVLRALGDHFHFKIPLWGKMLKRGGSVAGTRENCAQLMEQGEHILVYPGGGREVAKRRGEKHKLTWKTRTGFAHMAMKYQYPIIPVAALGADDALDIVVDAYDVMQNPLGRWLLKHDKNDILRGGDMIMPLCKGIGPTILPRPEKFYFSFGKPIDSSAFLGMENDKEMQWQLRYKTMQAIEAELSKLREVRKRDKDNSLIRRLLTQR; from the coding sequence ATGAACGCAGAAGTAAAAGCACTGGCAAAAGCCTCGAGCTTCACACCACCTCCACTGCGAACCGTAAAAGCAGCCAATCGCTTGACGCGTTTTTACTTCAACCCTCAATTTCAGGGACTGGACCATGTTGATCCACTGAAACCGGCACTGTACGTGTGCAATCACACCTTATATGGCATGCTGGACGGCCCCCTGCTGTACGAGAAAATGTACGAAGAAAAAGGCATCGTACTGCGAGCGTTAGGGGATCACTTTCATTTCAAAATTCCACTTTGGGGCAAGATGCTGAAACGTGGCGGCAGCGTTGCCGGTACGCGGGAAAACTGCGCCCAACTGATGGAACAGGGCGAGCACATACTTGTCTACCCCGGCGGAGGCCGCGAAGTGGCCAAACGCAGGGGAGAAAAGCACAAACTCACCTGGAAAACCCGCACTGGGTTCGCCCATATGGCCATGAAATACCAATACCCCATCATTCCAGTGGCAGCCCTGGGTGCCGATGACGCACTGGACATCGTAGTAGATGCCTACGATGTTATGCAGAACCCCTTGGGGCGCTGGCTGCTCAAGCATGATAAAAACGACATCCTGCGGGGCGGCGACATGATCATGCCACTGTGCAAAGGCATAGGCCCCACCATCCTGCCACGGCCAGAGAAATTCTATTTCTCATTCGGTAAGCCAATAGACAGCAGCGCATTTTTAGGCATGGAGAACGATAAAGAAATGCAGTGGCAGTTGCGCTACAAAACCATGCAAGCCATTGAAGCCGAACTGAGCAAACTGAGGGAAGTGCGCAAGCGGGATAAAGACAACAGCCTGATAAGACGCCTGCTGACCCAGCGTTAA
- a CDS encoding cyclic nucleotide-binding domain-containing protein, with translation MFLESNFTELFEKTDNHCKELLSTALEGIPSLGDQLTYETFDDLFAEGSNQNRAFVIEQGAVGHEQEGKTLFHYDEGDIIGLEIVEGMPRAKFYAESPVILRPFDREALWQAAMENTTKARQWGDYLLAECARHSAVIASLDTPTDKASLGFQTYAAGETIIKEGTESDTVYSIVEGHAEVFVKGIKVGEVLEDEIFGAMSLLTNSPRTASVVADSRCLVMVVPRNQFETMIKTHPRICLSLMENMARQIVALNHKVTAAHDS, from the coding sequence ATGTTTCTAGAGTCCAACTTCACCGAGCTGTTTGAAAAGACGGACAACCACTGCAAAGAGCTGCTTAGCACGGCTCTGGAAGGCATCCCCTCATTGGGCGACCAGCTCACCTACGAAACATTCGATGACTTGTTCGCTGAAGGCAGCAACCAGAACCGGGCTTTCGTCATCGAACAGGGCGCGGTCGGGCACGAACAGGAAGGCAAAACCCTCTTTCACTACGATGAAGGGGATATCATCGGCCTGGAAATCGTAGAAGGCATGCCCCGCGCCAAGTTTTACGCAGAATCCCCGGTGATTCTGCGCCCCTTCGATCGAGAAGCCCTGTGGCAGGCCGCGATGGAAAACACCACCAAAGCACGCCAGTGGGGTGATTATCTGCTGGCCGAGTGCGCACGCCATTCCGCGGTCATTGCCTCGCTGGATACCCCTACCGATAAAGCCTCCCTGGGCTTTCAAACCTATGCCGCAGGGGAAACCATCATTAAAGAAGGCACCGAATCCGACACGGTGTACTCCATTGTGGAAGGCCATGCCGAAGTATTCGTAAAAGGCATCAAAGTAGGCGAAGTGCTAGAGGATGAAATTTTCGGAGCCATGTCCCTGCTCACCAACAGCCCCCGCACTGCCAGCGTGGTTGCCGACAGCCGGTGCCTGGTGATGGTAGTGCCTCGCAACCAATTTGAAACCATGATCAAAACCCATCCGCGCATCTGTTTGAGCCTGATGGAAAACATGGCGCGTCAGATAGTCGCGCTTAATCACAAGGTCACGGCAGCACACGATTCATAA
- a CDS encoding adenosine kinase, with the protein MNKYNVYAIGNALVDMEFAIDDEFLNKMNIDKGVMTLVDKDQQQALYEALAGHSGKMASGGSAANTIIAVSHFGGNAFYSCKVANDPAGDFYVQDLVAAGVDTNLHHEREAGVSGKCIVMITPDAERTMHTHLGISETVSTAELHEEAIKTSDYVYLEGYLVTSPSGRAAAIKARQIAEQAGIKTALTFSDPNMVNFFKDGLAEMLGNGVDLLFCNREEALTWAGTDTIEAAAEALKSIAKSFAITLGSEGALLFDGNNTLKVPATAVQAVDSNGAGDMFAGAFLYGLTHGLGYQQAGQLATRAAAQLVTQFGPRLKPEQHKPLL; encoded by the coding sequence ATGAATAAATACAACGTCTACGCCATTGGTAATGCTCTGGTCGATATGGAATTCGCCATCGACGACGAGTTTCTGAACAAAATGAACATCGACAAAGGGGTGATGACTCTTGTAGATAAAGATCAGCAACAGGCCCTGTACGAAGCCCTGGCAGGTCACAGCGGAAAAATGGCCAGCGGCGGTTCGGCAGCAAACACCATCATTGCGGTCAGTCACTTTGGTGGCAATGCTTTCTACTCATGCAAAGTAGCCAATGATCCCGCCGGTGACTTCTACGTACAAGATCTGGTAGCCGCTGGGGTAGACACCAACCTGCACCATGAGCGAGAAGCCGGCGTGAGCGGCAAATGTATCGTTATGATTACCCCCGATGCAGAGCGCACCATGCACACCCACCTGGGCATCTCTGAAACCGTATCCACGGCAGAGCTGCATGAAGAGGCGATCAAAACCTCGGATTACGTATACCTGGAAGGCTATCTGGTCACCTCCCCCAGTGGTCGCGCTGCCGCCATCAAGGCCCGACAGATCGCAGAACAGGCAGGCATCAAAACCGCCCTCACCTTCTCCGATCCCAATATGGTCAATTTCTTTAAAGACGGCCTGGCAGAAATGCTGGGGAATGGCGTCGACCTGCTGTTCTGCAACCGGGAAGAAGCCCTCACCTGGGCTGGTACCGATACCATAGAAGCGGCCGCCGAAGCCCTCAAATCGATCGCCAAAAGCTTCGCCATCACCCTGGGCAGCGAGGGTGCCCTGCTATTTGATGGCAACAACACCCTGAAAGTGCCTGCCACCGCAGTGCAAGCGGTTGATAGCAATGGCGCTGGCGACATGTTCGCCGGGGCCTTCCTCTACGGCCTGACCCACGGCCTGGGCTACCAACAGGCAGGCCAGCTGGCCACCCGCGCCGCAGCTCAACTGGTCACCCAGTTTGGCCCCCGCCTCAAGCCGGAGCAGCATAAACCCTTGCTGTAA
- the mrcB gene encoding penicillin-binding protein 1B, whose translation MRRVWPLLWKFALVGALLLAMGVIYLDAVITDHFEGKRWSIPAKVYGRPLELYDGMPLTDVQLAFELSLLNYRHVFESPGPGSFSSGNNRYEIATRGFDFWEGAEPARRVTFSIRQGRVSGLKVAGQSGGIVRMEPALIGGIYPAHNEDRVLVKLDQVPKQLLQALLAVEDREFFEHFGISFKGIARALYTNLASGEVRQGGSTLTQQLVKNFYLTSERSLSRKATEAVMAVLLDLHYEKVDILEAYLNEVYLGQAGKRAVHGVGLASLYYFGVPLRELNTEQIALLVGVIKGPSWYDPRRNPQRALERRNQVLQIMLQQGVLDQRAYDQVVNKPLGVIKKPLYEDARYPAFLDLMKRQLRQDYRDEDLRTEGLRIFTTLDPWVQESLEQAAQQQIKHLQNGYGKSLQELQVAGLFTASNTGEVVAVIGGQAVRYEGFNRALDAYRPIGSLAKPAVYLAALEQGYHLGQLLQDEPLEHVLPNGSVWSPQNFEKESHGEVPLVLALAHSYNQASARLALDVGIHRVVDVMHRLGVNKKLPELPSLSLGAVSLSPYEITQMYQTIATEGFATPLRTIRSVLTADGQPLQRYELEVEQRFSSADTYLLTYAMQETMRSGTGKSVSRWLSPDLKLAGKTGTSDDQRDSWFAGFSGNYLGVVWMGIDDNKPTPLTGATGALPVWANTMASLPQIALETPLPADVDWYWIDPVQQAQTSAHCSNALYLPLRQDTVPDQRVTCGTGGRVLNWFKRLMR comes from the coding sequence ATGCGGCGTGTGTGGCCGCTGCTGTGGAAGTTCGCTTTGGTCGGTGCTTTGCTGCTGGCCATGGGGGTTATTTATCTGGATGCGGTGATTACTGATCATTTCGAGGGTAAGCGCTGGTCGATTCCTGCCAAGGTGTATGGCCGCCCACTGGAATTATACGATGGCATGCCCCTTACCGATGTTCAGCTCGCCTTTGAACTGAGCCTGCTGAACTATCGCCATGTCTTTGAAAGCCCCGGCCCTGGCAGTTTTTCCAGTGGTAATAATCGTTACGAAATTGCCACTCGTGGATTTGATTTTTGGGAGGGGGCGGAGCCTGCCCGGCGTGTAACGTTCAGTATTCGCCAGGGGCGTGTCAGTGGATTGAAAGTGGCGGGGCAGAGCGGTGGTATTGTGAGGATGGAGCCTGCGCTGATTGGTGGCATCTACCCTGCTCATAACGAAGACCGTGTACTTGTGAAGCTGGATCAAGTGCCCAAGCAGTTGTTGCAGGCATTACTGGCGGTGGAAGATCGTGAGTTCTTTGAGCATTTTGGTATCTCGTTCAAGGGTATTGCCCGAGCCCTCTATACCAACCTGGCGTCGGGAGAAGTGCGGCAGGGTGGTAGTACACTGACTCAACAGCTAGTGAAGAACTTCTATCTTACCAGTGAGCGCTCCCTCAGTCGCAAAGCCACCGAGGCGGTGATGGCCGTGTTGCTGGATCTGCATTACGAGAAAGTGGATATTCTTGAAGCCTATTTGAACGAGGTGTATTTGGGGCAGGCGGGTAAGCGGGCGGTACACGGGGTTGGATTGGCCAGCCTTTATTACTTCGGGGTGCCTCTGCGGGAGCTCAATACCGAGCAGATCGCGCTGTTGGTGGGGGTGATTAAGGGCCCTAGCTGGTATGACCCGCGACGTAATCCACAGCGGGCACTGGAACGCCGTAATCAAGTACTGCAAATTATGCTGCAGCAAGGTGTGCTGGATCAGCGCGCTTACGATCAAGTGGTCAATAAACCGTTAGGTGTCATTAAAAAGCCTCTGTATGAAGATGCACGTTATCCTGCGTTTCTGGATTTGATGAAGCGTCAGTTAAGGCAGGATTACCGCGACGAAGATTTACGCACCGAAGGTTTGCGTATCTTCACAACATTAGATCCATGGGTACAGGAAAGCCTTGAGCAGGCCGCGCAACAACAGATTAAGCACCTGCAAAATGGCTACGGAAAATCACTGCAGGAGCTGCAGGTGGCAGGGCTGTTTACCGCCAGCAATACCGGTGAGGTGGTGGCCGTTATCGGTGGGCAGGCAGTGCGCTATGAAGGTTTTAACCGTGCGCTGGACGCGTACCGGCCAATTGGCTCATTGGCCAAGCCTGCGGTGTATCTGGCGGCGCTGGAGCAGGGCTATCACCTTGGCCAATTATTGCAGGATGAACCGCTGGAGCATGTTCTGCCTAACGGCAGCGTTTGGTCACCGCAGAACTTCGAAAAGGAAAGCCACGGTGAAGTGCCGTTGGTGCTGGCGTTAGCGCATTCCTATAACCAAGCCTCTGCACGTTTGGCATTGGATGTCGGCATTCATCGTGTGGTGGATGTAATGCATCGGCTGGGCGTGAATAAAAAGCTGCCGGAACTGCCATCCTTATCGCTGGGGGCGGTTAGCCTGTCGCCCTATGAAATCACCCAAATGTATCAGACCATCGCCACCGAGGGATTTGCAACGCCCCTGCGCACCATCCGTTCTGTACTGACAGCAGATGGGCAACCGCTGCAACGTTATGAGTTGGAAGTGGAACAGCGTTTTTCCAGTGCCGATACCTATCTGCTCACCTACGCCATGCAGGAAACCATGCGATCCGGCACTGGTAAATCCGTTAGCCGTTGGCTCTCACCCGATCTGAAGTTGGCGGGCAAAACCGGAACCAGCGATGATCAGCGTGACAGTTGGTTTGCCGGTTTTAGCGGTAATTACCTGGGTGTGGTGTGGATGGGTATCGATGACAATAAGCCTACGCCTCTGACTGGGGCCACAGGAGCCCTGCCGGTATGGGCCAATACCATGGCATCTTTGCCCCAGATCGCCCTGGAGACGCCGCTACCGGCCGATGTCGATTGGTATTGGATTGATCCTGTGCAACAGGCTCAGACCTCGGCCCACTGCAGCAACGCCTTGTATTTACCATTGCGGCAGGATACCGTGCCAGACCAACGTGTGACCTGCGGCACCGGTGGCCGCGTGTTGAACTGGTTTAAGCGATTAATGCGATAA
- a CDS encoding tetratricopeptide repeat protein, with the protein MIIPRIILCMLVLALAACTVRTVSTDISDIDLIESESSLRTGVPAADDLLNQAEDARRAGDYSAAVNHLERGIRMAPRSPSLYLALAKTRLAMGQYGSATQMAQRTVSLLPAKPRGAEQTAKAEAWIVIAQAREKQGDFDGAERARASAQAVW; encoded by the coding sequence ATGATCATACCAAGAATCATATTGTGCATGTTGGTATTGGCCCTGGCTGCCTGTACGGTGCGGACAGTGTCCACCGACATCAGTGACATTGATCTTATTGAAAGTGAATCCAGCCTGCGCACAGGTGTCCCGGCTGCCGATGATTTATTGAATCAAGCAGAAGATGCGCGCCGGGCTGGAGATTACTCGGCTGCAGTGAATCATCTTGAGCGTGGCATTCGTATGGCACCCCGTTCGCCTTCACTCTATCTTGCGCTGGCCAAAACTCGGCTGGCGATGGGGCAATATGGCAGTGCGACACAAATGGCCCAGCGCACGGTTTCATTGCTGCCCGCCAAACCCCGAGGTGCTGAGCAAACTGCCAAAGCGGAGGCGTGGATCGTCATTGCGCAGGCGCGCGAAAAACAAGGTGATTTTGATGGAGCGGAACGCGCCCGCGCAAGTGCGCAGGCGGTTTGGTGA
- a CDS encoding DEAD/DEAH box helicase: MSDTEQTTSFEQLGMPDFVLKTLSELGYESPSPIQAASIPVFMSGADFIGQAQTGTGKTAAFALPLLAKLDDDSKKPQALIMTPTRELAIQVAEAFQRYARYRKGFRIAPIYGGQDFRPQLNLLKQGVQVVVGTPGRLLDHLRRGTLDISEVKTLVLDEADEMLRMGFIDDVEDILSHCSGEQQTALFSATMPAPIKRIADKYLKNPQHVNIKAKTATVERIDQSYWLVDGRQKPEALRRYLETREVDAVIVFTRTREGASEVAEKVNAWGYRAEAIHGAISQSQREKTIIGLKKNRFDILVATDVAARGLDVDRFSHVVNYDIPHDSESYVHRIGRTGRAGRSGEAVLFVTHRENRLLQTIERHTKQKITRAQIPNNDVVLQQRVERFKQQVAQEAAKTPSALIQSVVEQCCHDLEIEPELLAAALINMLHNDHPLEPKEEIKQARESKRERNDGERGERGQSRRGELREDESPIDITPSQLQEFPDVEMERFRIEVGRSGGVTPRDIVGAIANEAGIESNYIGDIILRNEFSTVDLPSGMPKELFSQMKKIRVRGTPIRITRFGKESPDAAPASSRPRRDSGKPSSKSGGKGKFGDKPAFGDKKKFGDKKKFGDKKSFGDKKPFADKARSGDQPPAKKGGYKKKPKA, from the coding sequence ATGTCCGACACCGAACAAACCACCAGCTTTGAACAGCTGGGTATGCCCGATTTCGTTTTGAAAACCCTGAGCGAGCTGGGTTACGAATCGCCTTCGCCTATCCAGGCAGCCAGTATCCCGGTGTTCATGAGCGGTGCGGACTTTATTGGGCAGGCGCAAACCGGCACCGGTAAAACAGCGGCCTTTGCTCTGCCGCTGCTGGCCAAACTCGATGACGACAGCAAAAAGCCGCAAGCGCTGATCATGACGCCTACCCGTGAGCTGGCTATTCAAGTGGCAGAAGCCTTTCAGCGCTATGCCCGCTATCGCAAAGGTTTCCGTATTGCCCCGATCTACGGCGGCCAGGATTTCCGTCCTCAGCTCAACTTGTTAAAGCAAGGGGTGCAAGTAGTCGTTGGCACACCCGGACGTCTGCTGGATCACCTGCGTCGCGGCACCCTGGATATCAGTGAAGTAAAAACACTGGTGCTGGACGAAGCCGACGAAATGCTGCGCATGGGCTTTATCGACGACGTAGAAGACATTTTGAGCCATTGCTCTGGTGAGCAGCAGACCGCCCTGTTTTCTGCCACCATGCCTGCCCCCATCAAACGTATTGCTGATAAGTACCTGAAAAATCCTCAGCATGTGAACATCAAAGCCAAAACCGCCACGGTTGAGCGCATTGACCAAAGCTACTGGCTGGTGGATGGCCGCCAAAAGCCGGAGGCCCTGCGCCGTTACCTGGAAACCCGTGAAGTGGACGCGGTGATTGTGTTTACACGCACCCGTGAAGGTGCCAGCGAAGTAGCCGAAAAAGTGAACGCCTGGGGCTACCGCGCCGAAGCCATTCACGGTGCCATCAGCCAGAGCCAGCGAGAAAAAACCATCATTGGCCTGAAAAAGAACCGTTTCGACATTCTGGTGGCAACCGATGTGGCGGCTCGAGGCCTGGATGTGGATCGCTTCAGTCACGTGGTGAACTACGACATCCCCCACGACAGCGAATCCTACGTACACCGCATTGGCCGAACTGGCCGTGCCGGACGCAGCGGTGAAGCCGTATTGTTTGTAACCCATCGCGAAAACCGCTTGCTGCAAACCATTGAGCGCCACACCAAACAGAAGATCACCCGTGCCCAGATCCCCAACAACGATGTTGTGTTGCAACAGCGGGTTGAGCGATTCAAGCAGCAGGTGGCTCAAGAGGCCGCCAAGACACCATCAGCCCTGATTCAATCGGTGGTAGAGCAATGCTGCCACGACTTGGAAATAGAGCCAGAACTGCTGGCCGCCGCGCTTATCAACATGCTGCACAACGATCATCCTCTGGAGCCCAAAGAAGAGATCAAGCAAGCCCGCGAAAGCAAACGCGAGCGCAACGATGGAGAAAGGGGAGAAAGAGGCCAAAGTCGGCGCGGCGAACTGCGTGAAGATGAATCGCCTATCGACATCACCCCCAGCCAACTGCAAGAGTTCCCGGATGTGGAAATGGAACGTTTCCGTATTGAAGTGGGCCGCAGTGGCGGTGTTACCCCACGGGATATCGTGGGCGCTATCGCCAACGAAGCGGGCATCGAAAGCAACTACATCGGCGACATCATCCTGCGCAATGAATTCTCTACGGTGGACTTGCCCTCCGGCATGCCGAAAGAGCTGTTCAGCCAGATGAAGAAAATCCGTGTACGTGGCACCCCCATTCGCATTACGCGCTTTGGCAAAGAAAGCCCTGACGCCGCCCCAGCCAGCAGCCGACCACGAAGAGATTCAGGTAAGCCTTCTTCCAAAAGTGGTGGCAAGGGTAAGTTCGGTGACAAACCGGCTTTTGGCGACAAAAAGAAATTCGGCGACAAGAAGAAGTTTGGCGATAAAAAATCCTTTGGCGACAAGAAGCCGTTTGCGGACAAAGCTCGCTCCGGCGATCAACCTCCTGCGAAAAAAGGCGGATACAAGAAGAAGCCTAAGGCTTAA